Genomic DNA from Planktomarina temperata RCA23:
CGGGCCCAAGCCTGGCGCTTTTGCAGCAAGTGGCGCCCGCCTCAACTGTGATTTCCATTGGGATCATTCTGCCGTCGATATTAATTATCTTCTGGGCGCAAAAATTTCTCTTCCCGGGCAGGGTAGCCCTTTTGATGATGACCGAAGTCATCGTCGCCACCCTCACCGCCAGCTTGTTGCTGCCAGAAGAGGCCATGGGGATGCTGGAATGGATCGGGGCTTGCCTCATTGTCGGGGCCTGTGTGGTAGAAATCTTTGAAGAGCCCGCGGCCGACGGCACTCCGACCCAAGCCAGGTAAAACTCCCCAATATTACGCCCCCCCTTCCCCCGCAGTAAATATTGCTATAGATGCGCGCTATCTGAAACGCGGCGCCCGGACTCCAGCGCCCGAAAATAAGATATCGGGGTCGGCGGCAATGGGGCCGCCATGTGACAGGCCAATGGGCCGTTTAGGAAAACACAGATGTTTACAGAAACTAAAAAATCCATTCAGTGGGGCGAAGAAACCCTTACTTTGGAAACAGGTAAGGTTGCCCGTCAAGCCGATGGCACCGTAATTGCGACTTTGGGTGAAACCTCAGTTATGGCGAACGTAACATTCGCCAAAAGCCAAAAACCCGGTCAGGACTTTTTCCCTCTGACTGTACATTACAATGAAAAATATTACGCCGCCGGTAAAATTCCAGGTGGCTTTTTCAAACGTGAAGCGCGTCCAACTGAAAAAGAGACGCTGACATCTCGCTTGATCGATCGCCCAATCCGGCCTTTGTTCGTGCCGGGCTTCAAAAACGAAGTCTTGGTGATCTGTACCGTTCTGTCTCATGACTTGGTCAATGACCCTGACATGGTTGCGATGATCGCGGCCTCGGCGGCTCTGACCATTTCGGGCGCACCATTCATGGGCCCAATCGCAGGCGCGCGTGTGGGCTTTGTTGATGGTGAATATGTTCTCAATCCAACAATTGATGACATGCACAACCTGCGCCAGAACCCTGAGCAGCGCTTGGATCTGGTTGTGGCCGGCACCAAAGATGCGGTGATGATGGTTGAATCCGAAGCCTATGAGCTGTCTGAAGATGAGATGCTCGGCGCGGTTGCTTTTGCACATGAGCAAATCCAGCCTGTGATTGATCTGATCGTGGATCTGGCGGAAGATTGCGCGAAAGAGCCTTTTGACTTCCAAGCTCCAGATTACAGCGACCTCTTCGCTGCCGTATCTGCTGCTGGTGAAGAGGCCATGCGCGCCGCTTACGCCATCACCGATAAACAAGAACGCACCTCTGCGGTTGCCGCAGCGAAAGACGCGATCAAAGCCAGCCTGAGCGAAGAGCAATTGGCCGATGAAAACCTCGGTTCTGCTTTGAAAAAACTGGAATCCAAAGTTCTGCGCGGCGATGTCGTCAAGAATGGCAAGCGCATCGATGGGCGCGCCTTGGATACGGTACGCGCAATCAATTGCGAAACCGGCCTGTTGCCACGTACACACGGCTCTGCTCTGTTCACCCGTGGTGAGACGCAGGGTCTGGTCGTGACCACTTTGGGCACCGGCGATGATGAGCAAATGATCGACGCCTTGCACGGCACTTATAAATCCAACTTCCTGCTGCATTATAACTTCCCGCCCTATTCGGTCGGCGAAGTTGGCCGCTTTGGCCCTCCGGGCCGCCGCGAAATTGGGCATGGGAAATTGGCATGGCGTGCACTTCAGGCGGTTTTGCCTGCAGCGACCGACTTTCCTTACACGATCCGTTTGGTCTCTGAGATCACCGAATCCAACGGCTCTTCCTCTATGGCCTCCGTCTGTGGTGGCTCGCTGTCCATGATGGATGCAGGTGTGCCTTTGAAAGCACCTGTGGCCGGTGTCGCCATGGGTCTGATCTTGGAAGATGACGGTGAATATGCCGTTCTGACCGATATCTTGGGCGATGAAGATCACCTCGGCGATATGGACTTCAAAGTGGCCGGCACAGAAGCCGGGATCACCTCATTGCAAATGGACATCAAAGTGGCCGGCATTACGCAGGACATTATGAAAAAAGCCTTGGCGCAAGCCAAAGCTGGCCGTTTGCATATCTTGGGTGAAATGGGCAAATCCATTTCGGGCGCGCAGGAATTCTCGGTACATGCTCCGCGGATTGAAACCATGCAAATCCCAACCGATAAGATCCGTGAAGTCATCGGCTCTGGCGGTAAAGTGATCCGCGAGATCGTTGAAGTCTCCGGCGCGAAAGTTGATATCAACGACGAAGGCGTGATTAAAATCGCCAGCCCGAATGGCGATAGCATCAAAACAGCCTATGACATGATCCACGCGATTGTGGCAGAGCCTGAAGAAAATGCGATCTACAAAGGCAAAGTTGTCAAAGTTGTCGACTTCGGCGCATTTGTAAACTTCTTCGGCAAACGCGATGGTCTGGTGCATGTCAGCCAAATCGAAAATCGCCGCTTGAACCACCCCTCCGATGTTCTCAAAGAAGGTCAAGAGGTTTGGGTCAAACTGCTGGGCTTTGATGATCGCGGTAAGGTGCGTTTGGCCATGAAAATGGTCAACCAAGAAACCGGCGAAGAAATCGCAGCCGATGAGGCCAGCGAAGGCTAAACCGCCAAGAGCCAACATCTTAAAAAGCCCCGCCTTTGGTGGGGCTTTTTTTGGGTAAACCAAATCCTTAAATAAGACCTCTGCATAACCCAGCCGCCACGCCAAAACATGTGCCCGGTGGCAACACCGGGCTGTGCCTGCCCAGGCCGGCGCTGCCCTCATTTCAACACTGTCCGGTGTTTTCACCGGGCAAAGTGTTCTGACTGGGCGGCTCTGTAGTGCACCGGTCCTTAACAAAAAATTTACATCCCTAGGCCTTCAACGCTTGCGAAAATCATTCGGCAGTGACATTCTCTGTCGAATTCAGTTCTGCGGGAGGCAAAGATGATCGAAAAGCGCCAATTTTATATAAACGGCCAATGGGTTAACCCAGCAACAGCGCATGACTTTGATGTCATAGATCCAAGCACAGAAGACGTGGTTGGGGTGATCTCCTTAGGCGGCCAGGCCGATACAGATGCAGCGGTCGCAGCGGCCAAAGCGGCCTTCCCCAGCTGGTCCCAGACCAGCAAAGCGGAACGTTTGGAGCTCTTGGAAAAACTCCTCGAAGTTTACAAAGCCCGGCAGGCCGATATGGCCGAAGCCATCAGCCTTGAAATGGGCGCGCCACAGAAATTGGCCCGCAATCAGCAGGTCGGTGCTGGGACATGGCATTTGCAAGGCTTCATTAATGCTTTCAAAGACTTTGAATTTGATCGCCCGCTTGGCCCCCAAGCGCCCAATGAGCGCACGGTCATGGAACCAATTGGTGTGACCGCTTTGATCACCCCTTGGAACTGGCCCATGAATCAAATTGTGCTCAAAGCCGTGCCCGCGCTGGCCTCTGGCTGCACCATGGTGTTGAAACCTTCGGAAGTCGCACCGCTCTCAGGCCTGTTGTTTGCTGAGATGATCCATGAGGCAGGCTTTCCGGCCGGTGTTTTCAACCTCGTCAATGGCGATGGACTGGGCGTTGGCACGCAATTGTCTGTGCATCCTGATGTGGATATGGTCAGCTTCACAGGGTCATCCCGTGCAGGCATCGCCATTTCGAAAGCCGCCGCAGATACGCTCAAACGCGTAAGCCTCGAGCTTGGCGGCAAAGGGGCAAATATCATTTTCGCCAATGCCGCTGAAGATGCGGTGACCAATGGCGTCGCCCGCTGCATGCGCAATTCCGGCCAATCATGCAACGCCCCGACCCGTATGTTGGTGGAGCGGTCTCGCTATGCCGAGGCTCTGGAGCAAGCCGCAGCCGCAGCCGAGGCCACCAAGGTTGGCCCCGCTTCCGAAGAGGGCAACCACATCGGTCCGGTGGTCAGTCAAATGCAGTTTGACAAAATCCAGGCCCTAATCGAAGTGGGTATCAAAGAAGATGGCGCCACATTGATCGCCGGCGGGCTTGGTCGCCCTGAAGGGTTAAACCGCGGCTTTTATGTCCGCCCGACCATATTTGCGGATGTGGACAACACCGCCCGCATCAACCGCGAGGAAATCTTTGGCCCCGTCATGAGCATCATGCCTTTTGATACGGAAGAGGAAGCCATCGCAATCGCCAATGACACGCCCTACGGTTTGACCAATTACATCCAATGCGGCGATCAAGAACAACGTCAGCGCGTGGCGCGGCAGTTGCGCTCTGGCATGGTCGAAACCAATTCCGTCGGCTTCGGCATGGGCAGCCCCTTTGGCGGCTATAAGCAATCGGGCAATGGCCGCGAAGGCGGTATATTTGGCCTGCATGAGTTCATGGAAATCAAAGCTGTGAGCTGCTGGGAAGACGTGTAGCTCTTACGCCCAAAGCCCCATCAAAACTCACTTTCCTGGACAAGCTATAAGCGCAGGGACAGGGGTTTTGGTGGGGCACTTTTGATCTTGATCACACCGCGCGCCGCGCTCGAAAGACCAAGCCGCCATTTTAGAACGGTATTTTTGCGCGAAAATCCATCATTTCGCCGCCATCCGGATGGCGCAGGCGCAGGCGGTGGGAATGGAGCATAAGGCGCGGAGCCGCTTGGCTTTCCGGCGTGCCATAAAACGGATCTCCCAAAATCGGGTGCCCAAGCGCCAACATATGCACCCTAAGTTGATGCGAACGACCCGTTTTTGGGCTCAATTTCACTCGCGTTTCCTGGGGGCCACTTTTAATCACTTGCCAATCGGTCTGTGCCGCGCGGCCAGTCTCATGGCAAATCATCTGCCGTGGCCGGTTTGGCCAATCTACAATGATCGGAAGATCAACCGTGCCGCTTTGCTCCACCATTTGCCCCCAAACCCGCGCCACATAGGTCTTTTGCGTCTGGCGTTTTTCAAATTGCAGACCCAAATGACGTTGCGCGTGAGGTGACAGAGCAAAGACCATGACTCCAGAGGTGTCGCGATCCAACCGATGCACCAGAAGCGCCGTGGGATAATCGGCCTGAATGCGAGAGATCAAACAATCGGCCAAAAGCGGTCCACGCCCGGGCACAGACAGAAGACCCGAGGGCTTGTTGACCAGCAAAAGTTCATGATCCAGGTGGATCACATCCAAAGGGTCCATCGGAGGGTTATAGGCTGTCATGCCCCGCCCATAGCTCTTTCGCGCCTATAGGTAAATTGCCCAGCAAAAAATATCCATTTTCTAGATCCACAGTTTACAAACTTCGCATTTTTAAGGTATCCTAAGACATTGTTAAGGATTTAATTAATGAAATTATTTTGGGCTGCCCTCAGTGGTGTTTTGTGTACCGCGCATATTTCATTCGCCGAACCAAGGGTCACATATAACGCCTATGGCATGCCTGGTCTGGTCGATATGCCCAGCGCGCAATCGGCACCGGACGCAGAGTTGAGTTTTTCCGTTTCGCAATCGGGCAAGAGCCTGCGCAATACGTTGACGTTTCAGATTGCCCCCCGGCTGACGGGGGCCTTTCGCTACTCATCTATCGAAAGGCCAACACAAACACTCTACGACCGATCTTTTGATCTGCGCTACCGGCTGCTTGACGAAACGCAGCTCCGGCCCGCCGTTGCCGTGGGTTTGCAAGATTTTATCGGTACGGGCGTTTATAGCGGCGAGTATGTTGCAGCGAGCAAAACCTTCGGCCCGGTTGTCGCCACCGCAGGCATTGGGTGGGGCCGTTTGGGATCACATAATAGTTTTGACAATCCTCTTGGCATGATTTCCAGCCGCTTTGATACCCGTGACGCGGGCTATACCGGCACTGGAGGGCGCATCGAATCCGCGCGCTGGTTTCGCGGTCCAGCGGCCTTTTTTGCCGGCTTTGCTTGGCCAGTGACCGACAAGGTTACGCTCAAGGCTGAATATTCCTCGGATGCGTACACACAGGAAGTTTCCTACGGCCATTTTGAGCATCGCTCTCCTTTCAATCTGGCGCTTGATTATCAGATCAAACCCACCGTCCAGCTCACCGCCTATGCGCAGCATGGTGATGAAATAGGCATTTTGGCCAGTCTGACCAGCAATCCAAAACACAGCCCCGGCGGCGCAACCCGCGATCCGGCCCCTATGCCGGTGTTACCGCGTGCCAAGGCTCAGGTCGCTCCTGCTGGGTGGTCAGAAATCCCATCCTTGCGCAGCGCGCTGATCACCGCGCTGACCCCGGTGCTTCGGCAGGATGGCATCCAACTCATCGGTCTATCGCTGACCGATACGATCGCCATTGCGACCGTCGAAAACCACCGCTATCAATCGCAACCCCAAGCCATTGGCCATGTCGCACGCCTGTTGTCTAATTCGCTCCCAGCTTCCGTTGACACCATAGCCGTAGTTCCGATGGTCAAGGGCATAGCGGGCTCTCGAGTGATTTTCCCACGCGATGCACTAGAAACCCATGAGGCCACCCCCACGGGCGCATCCGACATGCGCGCCGCGACAATCGTGACAGATGCCGCAGCCATAGATCACAGAGCCGCGGCAGCCGAGGGCGTTTTTCCTCAATTCTCATAGTCCTTTGGGCCAGACGTCTCCGCATCCTTATTTGATCCAGATAATCCTGTGGCCTTATCACTTGGGGCAAAGCTGGCAGCGGAGTGGGTGCCCGCAAGGGGGGTCTATGTCACCGGCACGCTTCGCCAAAATATCGTGGACAACTACACCTCCACACCAAGATATTCCGATTCCATCATCACGCATGTGCGATCGGATTCCACGTTTTACGACCGCGCCAACGGACCTGTGCTTCAAGATCTCACCGCCAATTATCGCTTTCGGCCAGGAACCAATCTCTATGGCCGGTTCAGCGCCGGATATTTGGAGCGCATGTATGGCGGCCTATCTGCCGAGCTCTTGTGGAAACCTGTTGACAGCAAATTCGGTCTTGGCTTCGAGGTCAGCGCCGTTCGCCAAAGAAGTTTCGACGGGCTTGGCTTTGCCCCGCTCACCGTCACGACAGCAGGCCTGGGCGCCCCAAGATCCTATGACACCATTACCGGGCATTTTTCCGGCTATTATGCTTTCGACAACGGGCTGCATGCACAACTCGATGTCGGTCGGTATCTGGCAAAAGACTGGGGGATGAGTGTGCAATTGAACCGGGAGTTCAACAACGGTTGGAAGGTCGGTGCCTATGCGACGCTGACCGATATTTCCTTTGATGATTTTGGCGAGGGATCTTTTGACAAAGGTATCGTCATGGAAATTCCAACCTCTTGGAGCATTGGCCGCCCAAGCCGTGTGAAACGGTCCGTGGTCATTCGTCCCCTCCTGCGCGATGGCGGTGCGAAATTGGATCTTTCGGATCGGCTATATGACCTGGTTCGTGACACCCATGTTCCGCAGCTTGAGGCCCAATGGGGCCGGTTTTGGAGGTAGACATGCGCAGACTCATCGCTCTGGGCCTGATGGCTCTTTTGGTCGGTTGCGGCTCCCCATCCCCAGATGGCACTCAACCCTGGTCCCAGAAAATTTTAGATCAAGGTTTGTCACTGCTCAAACCCAAAGCTCCGGAACCGGCGCCCGAACCAGAAGTATTCACACGCGCCAGTGTCACCGAAGGCCAAACAGGCCCAGTTATTTTGGTCAGCGCACCAAAGCTGGAGGCCAAGGCCTCGCTGAACATGATCCAAGAAAACGGTCCAACCCGAACCTATGTCTCGGATGACGGTATTGCTCTGCTGCTGCAAAATGGCTTGCTCGCGGGATCGCGCGGCTTTGGCGATGACCTGATGAGCTCAGATCATGCGGCAGCACATCGCGCTATTTTCAAAGGGTCCGGGCAATATGAACGGATGCTGCGCTATATAAACTCGCAAAATCATCTTGAAGCCGTCCCCCTGACCTGCGGCCTCACCGATCATGGTGCTCAGACGATCACCATTTTAGGCCACAAACATAGGGTTATCAGACGCGTAGAGATCTGTGATCTGGCCGGGCGGCAGATTGAAAACACCTTTTGGATCTCAGGAAAAACTATTTGGAAATCGCAACAATGGGTCAGTGATCGGGTCGGTAGCTTGACCATTGAGCAAGTTCAGTAGCTTCGCTAGGATAACCCGATGGGAAACAAAATATTACTCACAGGCGGGGCGGGCTATATTGGGTCGCATACTTATGTTGCCCTCATCGAAGCGGGGTTTGAGGTTGTCATTTTAGACAATTTCTCAAATTCAAACCCCAGTGTTTTGATCCGTTTGGGACAAATCACCGGGCAAAATCAGGTCATTTGCTACGAAGGCTCGGTGCTGGACAAGGCGCTGTTGGCACAGATTTTCACCGAACATGATATCTCCGCCGTGATCCATTTTGCAGCGCTCAAGGCTGTGGGGGAGAGTGTTGAACAGCCGCTTGCGTATTTTTCAACCAATGTCACCGGTCTTTTATGCCTGCTGGAAGAAATGAAGAGCGCAGGCATTACGCGTTTGGTGTTTTCCTCCTCCGCAACCGTATATGGCGAGCCAGAGGAGGTTCCCATTGCTGAAACCGCTCCGCTACAATTCACGAGCCCCTATGGGTTCACCAAGGTCGCCAGCGAGCAAATTTTGACCCAAGCTGCGGCCGCTGACCCCTGGGCCTTTGGCGTGCTGCGCTATTTCAATCCAGCCAGGGCCCATCCCAGCGGATTAATTGGCGAAGATCCGTCCGACATTCCCAACAACCTCATGCCCTATATCGCAAAGGTTGCGAGCGGCGCATTGCCACATCTCAATGTATTTGGGAATGACTACGACACCCGCGATGGCACAGGCGAACGCGATTACATTCATGTCTGCGACCTAGCGCGCGGCCATGTGTTATCTGTGCAAAAATTACTCTCCACCGATGAGGGGCATGTGGTCAACCTCGGCACAGGGCAGGCCTATTCCGTTCTAGAAATGAACACCGCCTATGGCAAGGCCGCCGGCCGAGACCTGCCCTATGTCATCGCCCCCCGCCGCGCAGGCGACGTGCCAACCTGTCTGGCTGATGTGCGCAAAGCGAAAGAGGTTTTGGGCTTTGAGACTCACTTCGGTCTGGATGATATGTGCCAAAGCTCCTGGAATTGGATCGAAACACAAGCCCGCAGCTAGGCGGCCCTGGGCGGCAGAACGGCCCCAGGGTTCAAAATGCCTTGGGGATCCAGCGTGTCTTTGATCTGGCGCATCAGTTGCAATTTCACAGGATCGCCAAAACGCGCAATATCCGCCACCTTGAGCCGCCCAACGCCATGCTCCGCAGAAACAGATCCCCCCAATTCATGCGTAAGGCGATGCACCTCTGCCTGCAAATCTGCGCGCATGTCGCGGTAGTTTGAGGCCGGTACACCCTCAGCCGGGAAAAGGTTGTAATGCAGGTTCCCATCCCCAAGATGACCGAAACAATTAATTCGGAGGTCGCCAAAACGGGCCAG
This window encodes:
- a CDS encoding RluA family pseudouridine synthase, with product MTAYNPPMDPLDVIHLDHELLLVNKPSGLLSVPGRGPLLADCLISRIQADYPTALLVHRLDRDTSGVMVFALSPHAQRHLGLQFEKRQTQKTYVARVWGQMVEQSGTVDLPIIVDWPNRPRQMICHETGRAAQTDWQVIKSGPQETRVKLSPKTGRSHQLRVHMLALGHPILGDPFYGTPESQAAPRLMLHSHRLRLRHPDGGEMMDFRAKIPF
- a CDS encoding YjbF family lipoprotein, translating into MRRLIALGLMALLVGCGSPSPDGTQPWSQKILDQGLSLLKPKAPEPAPEPEVFTRASVTEGQTGPVILVSAPKLEAKASLNMIQENGPTRTYVSDDGIALLLQNGLLAGSRGFGDDLMSSDHAAAHRAIFKGSGQYERMLRYINSQNHLEAVPLTCGLTDHGAQTITILGHKHRVIRRVEICDLAGRQIENTFWISGKTIWKSQQWVSDRVGSLTIEQVQ
- the pnp gene encoding polyribonucleotide nucleotidyltransferase, with the protein product MFTETKKSIQWGEETLTLETGKVARQADGTVIATLGETSVMANVTFAKSQKPGQDFFPLTVHYNEKYYAAGKIPGGFFKREARPTEKETLTSRLIDRPIRPLFVPGFKNEVLVICTVLSHDLVNDPDMVAMIAASAALTISGAPFMGPIAGARVGFVDGEYVLNPTIDDMHNLRQNPEQRLDLVVAGTKDAVMMVESEAYELSEDEMLGAVAFAHEQIQPVIDLIVDLAEDCAKEPFDFQAPDYSDLFAAVSAAGEEAMRAAYAITDKQERTSAVAAAKDAIKASLSEEQLADENLGSALKKLESKVLRGDVVKNGKRIDGRALDTVRAINCETGLLPRTHGSALFTRGETQGLVVTTLGTGDDEQMIDALHGTYKSNFLLHYNFPPYSVGEVGRFGPPGRREIGHGKLAWRALQAVLPAATDFPYTIRLVSEITESNGSSSMASVCGGSLSMMDAGVPLKAPVAGVAMGLILEDDGEYAVLTDILGDEDHLGDMDFKVAGTEAGITSLQMDIKVAGITQDIMKKALAQAKAGRLHILGEMGKSISGAQEFSVHAPRIETMQIPTDKIREVIGSGGKVIREIVEVSGAKVDINDEGVIKIASPNGDSIKTAYDMIHAIVAEPEENAIYKGKVVKVVDFGAFVNFFGKRDGLVHVSQIENRRLNHPSDVLKEGQEVWVKLLGFDDRGKVRLAMKMVNQETGEEIAADEASEG
- the galE gene encoding UDP-glucose 4-epimerase GalE; translation: MGNKILLTGGAGYIGSHTYVALIEAGFEVVILDNFSNSNPSVLIRLGQITGQNQVICYEGSVLDKALLAQIFTEHDISAVIHFAALKAVGESVEQPLAYFSTNVTGLLCLLEEMKSAGITRLVFSSSATVYGEPEEVPIAETAPLQFTSPYGFTKVASEQILTQAAAADPWAFGVLRYFNPARAHPSGLIGEDPSDIPNNLMPYIAKVASGALPHLNVFGNDYDTRDGTGERDYIHVCDLARGHVLSVQKLLSTDEGHVVNLGTGQAYSVLEMNTAYGKAAGRDLPYVIAPRRAGDVPTCLADVRKAKEVLGFETHFGLDDMCQSSWNWIETQARS
- a CDS encoding aldehyde dehydrogenase family protein, whose translation is MIEKRQFYINGQWVNPATAHDFDVIDPSTEDVVGVISLGGQADTDAAVAAAKAAFPSWSQTSKAERLELLEKLLEVYKARQADMAEAISLEMGAPQKLARNQQVGAGTWHLQGFINAFKDFEFDRPLGPQAPNERTVMEPIGVTALITPWNWPMNQIVLKAVPALASGCTMVLKPSEVAPLSGLLFAEMIHEAGFPAGVFNLVNGDGLGVGTQLSVHPDVDMVSFTGSSRAGIAISKAAADTLKRVSLELGGKGANIIFANAAEDAVTNGVARCMRNSGQSCNAPTRMLVERSRYAEALEQAAAAAEATKVGPASEEGNHIGPVVSQMQFDKIQALIEVGIKEDGATLIAGGLGRPEGLNRGFYVRPTIFADVDNTARINREEIFGPVMSIMPFDTEEEAIAIANDTPYGLTNYIQCGDQEQRQRVARQLRSGMVETNSVGFGMGSPFGGYKQSGNGREGGIFGLHEFMEIKAVSCWEDV